A genomic region of Pontibaca methylaminivorans contains the following coding sequences:
- the nuoH gene encoding NADH-quinone oxidoreductase subunit NuoH, producing the protein MADFFTNNAFGIALLIIGQILLLVVPLLVALAFLMYADRKVWAAVQIRRGPNVVGAFGLLQSFADFLKYIVKEVVFPAGANKVVFLLAPMITMVMALVAWAVIPFNDGWVLADINVAILYVFAISGLEVYGVIMGGWASNSKYPMLGSMRSAAQMISYEISIGLIIIGIIISTGSLNFGDIVRAQEGGWGVFNWFWLPHFPMLFLFFVSALAETNRPPFDLPEAESELVAGYQVEYSSTPFLLFMIGELVAVVLMCALVSILFFGGWLSPVPFLPDGIGWLVLKMLVAFFMFAMIKAITPRYRYDQLMRIGWKVFLPMSLGWVLFVAFATRFEWFWGFFARWTVGG; encoded by the coding sequence ATGGCTGATTTCTTTACCAACAATGCGTTCGGAATCGCACTGCTGATCATCGGTCAGATCCTTCTGCTGGTTGTGCCGCTTCTGGTGGCGCTGGCGTTCCTGATGTATGCCGACCGCAAGGTCTGGGCCGCGGTGCAGATCCGGCGGGGCCCGAACGTGGTCGGTGCTTTCGGCCTGTTGCAGAGCTTTGCCGACTTCCTGAAATACATCGTCAAGGAAGTGGTCTTTCCGGCCGGGGCGAACAAGGTCGTCTTTCTGCTGGCGCCGATGATCACCATGGTCATGGCGCTGGTCGCCTGGGCGGTGATCCCCTTCAACGACGGCTGGGTTCTGGCCGACATCAACGTGGCGATCCTTTACGTTTTCGCGATCTCGGGGCTCGAGGTTTACGGCGTGATCATGGGCGGCTGGGCCAGCAACTCGAAATATCCGATGCTCGGCTCCATGCGTTCGGCGGCGCAGATGATCTCCTACGAGATCAGCATCGGTCTGATCATCATCGGCATCATCATCTCGACCGGGAGCCTGAACTTCGGCGACATCGTGCGCGCGCAGGAGGGCGGCTGGGGCGTCTTCAACTGGTTCTGGCTGCCGCATTTCCCGATGCTGTTCCTGTTCTTCGTCTCGGCGCTGGCGGAAACCAACCGCCCGCCCTTCGATCTGCCCGAGGCCGAATCCGAACTGGTGGCCGGCTATCAGGTGGAATATTCGAGCACGCCCTTCCTGCTTTTCATGATCGGTGAACTGGTCGCCGTGGTGCTGATGTGCGCCCTGGTGTCGATCCTGTTCTTCGGCGGCTGGCTGTCGCCGGTGCCGTTCCTGCCCGACGGGATCGGCTGGCTCGTGCTCAAGATGCTGGTCGCCTTCTTCATGTTCGCGATGATCAAGGCGATCACGCCGCGCTATCGCTACGACCAGTTGATGCGCATCGGCTGGAAGGTGTTCCTGCCGATGTCGCTCGGCTGGGTGCTGTTCGTGGCCTTCGCGACCAGGTTCGAATGGTTCTGGGGCTTCTTCGCCCGCTGGACCGTGGGAGGATGA
- a CDS encoding NuoB/complex I 20 kDa subunit family protein, translated as MGVMTGANTAGADREATMGAVNKTLQDKGFLVTSLEDVVNWGRTGSLHWMTFGLACCAIEMMQLSMPRYDLERFGTAPRASPRQSDLMIVAGTLTNKMAPALRKVYDQMPEPRYVISMGSCANGGGYYHYSYSVVRGCDRIVPVDVYVPGCPPTAEALLYGILQLQRRIRRTGTIRR; from the coding sequence ATGGGAGTGATGACCGGAGCCAATACCGCCGGGGCCGATCGCGAAGCGACCATGGGCGCGGTGAACAAGACCCTTCAGGACAAGGGTTTCCTCGTCACGTCGCTCGAGGACGTGGTCAACTGGGGCCGCACCGGCAGCCTGCACTGGATGACCTTCGGCCTGGCCTGCTGCGCGATCGAGATGATGCAGCTTTCGATGCCGCGCTACGATCTGGAACGCTTCGGCACCGCGCCGCGCGCCAGCCCGCGCCAGTCCGACCTGATGATCGTCGCGGGAACGCTGACCAACAAGATGGCGCCGGCGCTGCGCAAGGTCTATGACCAGATGCCGGAGCCGCGCTATGTCATCTCCATGGGCTCCTGCGCCAACGGCGGGGGGTATTACCACTACAGCTATTCGGTGGTGCGCGGCTGCGACCGCATCGTGCCGGTTGACGTCTACGTGCCCGGCTGTCCGCCCACGGCCGAGGCGCTGCTTTACGGGATCCTGCAACTGCAGCGCCGCATCCGGCGCACGGGGACGATCAGACGATGA
- a CDS encoding thioesterase family protein has protein sequence MTPGLTIGATASHAMTVRESHLVPALFPETRPFADMPPVFATAQMVALVEWACVEQLRPFYESGEQSVGVHVDVDHRAPTLPGQTVTVESEVEDIDGRFIWFRVNARDGANEICRGRHRRALIRRAEFDARLARQGASLGLED, from the coding sequence ATGACGCCCGGCCTGACCATCGGTGCGACGGCAAGCCATGCGATGACGGTGCGGGAAAGCCATCTTGTGCCGGCGCTGTTTCCCGAAACGCGGCCCTTTGCGGACATGCCGCCCGTCTTCGCCACGGCGCAGATGGTGGCCCTGGTCGAATGGGCCTGCGTCGAGCAGCTGCGCCCGTTCTACGAGAGCGGCGAGCAATCGGTCGGCGTGCACGTGGATGTCGACCACCGCGCGCCCACGCTGCCGGGTCAGACCGTGACCGTGGAGAGCGAGGTCGAGGACATCGACGGACGATTCATATGGTTCCGCGTCAACGCCCGCGACGGGGCGAACGAGATCTGCCGGGGGCGCCACCGCCGCGCGCTGATCAGGCGGGCGGAGTTCGACGCCCGGCTGGCCAGGCAGGGCGCATCGCTCGGGTTGGAGGATTAG
- a CDS encoding DUF5337 domain-containing protein, with amino-acid sequence MTGESDIGISRRGRVIAVVIALSGLAAILAPILVQLLALPVRYEMLFYFGAIGGFVWALINSYQLWRLRRKHGESSHAER; translated from the coding sequence ATGACGGGCGAGAGCGACATCGGAATTTCGCGCAGGGGGCGGGTCATCGCCGTGGTGATCGCGCTGAGCGGGCTTGCGGCCATCCTGGCCCCGATCCTGGTGCAGCTTCTGGCCCTGCCGGTCCGATATGAAATGCTGTTCTACTTCGGCGCCATCGGCGGGTTCGTCTGGGCCCTGATCAACAGTTACCAACTCTGGCGCCTGCGCCGGAAGCACGGGGAAAGCTCACATGCTGAAAGATGA
- a CDS encoding NADH-quinone oxidoreductase subunit D has translation MDGDIREKSFEGGGQDVLSGEQKIRNFNINFGPQHPAAHGVLRMVLELDGEVVKRVDSHIGLLHRGTEKLMESRTYLQNLPYLDRLDYVAPMNQEHAWCLAIERLIGVEIPRRASLIRVLYSEIGRVLNHLLNVTTQAMDVGALTPPLWGFEEREKLMIFYERACGARLHAAYFRPGGVHRDLPPDLLDDIDAWAEQFPSVIQDLHVLLTENRVFKQRNVDIAIVTEQDALEWGYSGVMVRGSGLPWDLRRSQPYECYDEFDFRIPVGRNGDCYDRYLVRMDEMLESTKIIRQAVEKLRAEPGPVLARGKLAPPARADMKTSMEALIHHFKLYTEGFHVPEGEIYAAVEAPKGEFGVYLVADGTNRPYRAKLRAPGFAHLQSMDWLMNGHMLADVSAALGSLDIVFGEVDR, from the coding sequence ATGGACGGAGACATCCGCGAGAAAAGCTTCGAGGGCGGCGGTCAGGACGTGCTGTCCGGCGAGCAGAAGATCCGCAACTTCAACATCAACTTCGGGCCCCAGCACCCGGCGGCCCACGGCGTGCTGCGCATGGTGCTGGAGCTTGACGGCGAGGTGGTGAAGCGGGTCGATTCCCATATCGGCCTGCTGCATCGCGGCACCGAGAAGCTGATGGAAAGCCGCACCTACCTCCAGAACCTGCCTTATCTCGACCGGCTCGACTATGTGGCGCCGATGAACCAGGAACATGCCTGGTGCCTGGCCATCGAACGCCTGATCGGGGTCGAGATTCCGCGCCGCGCCAGCCTGATCCGGGTGCTTTATTCGGAAATCGGCCGCGTTCTCAACCACCTGCTCAACGTCACCACCCAGGCCATGGACGTGGGCGCGCTCACCCCGCCGCTCTGGGGGTTCGAGGAACGCGAAAAGCTCATGATCTTCTACGAGCGCGCCTGCGGTGCCCGCCTACATGCGGCCTATTTCCGCCCCGGCGGCGTGCATCGCGACCTGCCGCCCGACCTGCTCGACGACATCGACGCCTGGGCCGAGCAGTTCCCCTCGGTGATCCAGGACCTGCACGTGCTGCTGACCGAGAACCGCGTGTTCAAGCAGCGCAACGTCGATATCGCCATCGTCACCGAACAGGATGCGCTCGAGTGGGGCTATTCCGGCGTGATGGTGCGCGGTTCGGGGCTCCCCTGGGATCTGCGCCGCTCGCAGCCCTATGAATGCTACGACGAATTCGATTTCCGGATTCCGGTCGGACGCAACGGCGACTGCTACGACCGCTACCTCGTGCGGATGGACGAGATGCTGGAATCGACCAAAATCATCCGCCAGGCGGTCGAAAAGCTGCGTGCCGAGCCGGGCCCGGTGCTCGCGCGCGGCAAGCTCGCCCCGCCCGCGCGCGCCGACATGAAGACCTCGATGGAGGCGCTGATCCACCATTTCAAGCTCTATACCGAGGGCTTCCACGTCCCGGAGGGCGAAATCTATGCCGCGGTCGAGGCCCCCAAGGGCGAATTCGGCGTCTACCTGGTCGCCGACGGCACGAACCGGCCCTACCGCGCCAAGCTGCGCGCCCCCGGCTTCGCGCATCTCCAGTCGATGGACTGGCTGATGAACGGCCATATGCTGGCCGATGTCTCGGCCGCGCTCGGCTCGCTCGACATCGTCTTCGGGGAGGTCGACCGTTGA
- a CDS encoding DUF5333 domain-containing protein — protein sequence MVNRVVLAGLMALMLPFGAATAKPPLREVPEIVDTLFIVAVANEVAKICPTITPRRLKGLSILLNLRAHANKLGYSDDEIRAQIESKEEKAWMRAKGEAYLKSRGVVIGEPETYCVFGREEIRNSSAIGALLKAR from the coding sequence ATGGTGAATCGCGTTGTGCTGGCCGGGCTTATGGCGCTGATGCTGCCCTTCGGCGCCGCCACGGCCAAACCGCCGCTGCGCGAAGTGCCCGAGATCGTGGATACGCTTTTCATCGTCGCGGTGGCGAACGAGGTCGCCAAGATCTGCCCGACCATCACGCCGCGCCGTCTCAAGGGGCTCAGCATCCTGCTGAACCTGCGCGCCCATGCCAACAAGCTTGGCTACAGCGACGACGAGATCCGCGCCCAGATCGAATCCAAGGAAGAAAAGGCCTGGATGCGCGCGAAGGGCGAGGCCTATCTCAAGTCCCGCGGCGTGGTGATCGGCGAGCCGGAGACCTACTGCGTGTTCGGGCGCGAAGAAATCAGGAACTCCAGCGCCATCGGTGCGCTGCTGAAGGCGAGATAG
- the nuoF gene encoding NADH-quinone oxidoreductase subunit NuoF, with translation MLKDEDRIFTNLYGMGDRSLQGARARGHWDGTAGLIQNGRDWIIQQVKDSGLRGRGGAGFPTGLKWSFMPKESDGRPSYLVINADESEPATCKDREIMRHDPHTLIEGALIAGFAMGAHASYIYIRGEFIREREALQAAIDEAYEDGLLGDNAAGSGWDFDLFLTHGAGAYICGEETGLLESLEGKKGMPRMKPPFPAGAGLYGCPTTVNNVESIAVVPTILRRGAEWFAGFGRQNNSGTKLFALTGHVNTPCVFEEEMSLSVREMIEKHGGGVRGGWDNLKAIIPGGASCPILPKSELEDAIMDFDWMREHKSSFGTGCMIVMDQDTDVIKAVWRLSKFFRHESCGQCTPCREGTGWMMRIMDRLVRGEAEIEEIDMLFDISKKVEGHTICALGDAAAWPVQGLIRHFRDEIEDRIRRHKTGRGITVMAAQ, from the coding sequence ATGCTGAAAGATGAGGACCGGATCTTCACCAACCTCTACGGGATGGGCGATCGTTCCCTGCAGGGCGCCCGCGCGCGCGGGCACTGGGACGGCACGGCCGGGCTGATCCAGAACGGGCGCGACTGGATCATCCAGCAGGTCAAGGATTCGGGGCTGCGCGGCCGGGGCGGGGCGGGGTTCCCGACCGGGCTCAAGTGGTCCTTCATGCCCAAGGAAAGCGACGGCCGGCCCTCTTACCTCGTGATCAACGCCGACGAATCCGAACCCGCGACCTGCAAGGACCGCGAGATCATGCGCCACGATCCGCATACGCTGATCGAGGGGGCGCTGATCGCCGGTTTCGCCATGGGCGCGCATGCCTCCTACATCTACATCCGCGGCGAATTCATCCGCGAACGCGAGGCGCTGCAGGCGGCGATCGACGAAGCCTATGAAGACGGGCTGCTGGGGGACAACGCGGCCGGGTCGGGCTGGGATTTCGACCTTTTCCTCACCCATGGGGCCGGCGCCTATATCTGCGGCGAGGAAACCGGCCTGCTCGAAAGCCTCGAGGGCAAGAAAGGCATGCCGCGCATGAAGCCCCCGTTCCCCGCGGGCGCCGGGCTCTATGGCTGTCCGACCACGGTGAACAACGTCGAATCGATCGCCGTGGTGCCGACCATCCTGCGCCGCGGGGCGGAATGGTTCGCGGGCTTCGGGCGGCAGAACAACTCGGGCACCAAGCTTTTCGCGCTCACCGGCCATGTGAACACGCCCTGCGTCTTCGAGGAGGAAATGAGCCTCTCGGTGCGCGAGATGATCGAAAAGCACGGCGGCGGAGTGCGCGGCGGCTGGGACAATCTCAAGGCGATCATCCCCGGCGGCGCCTCCTGTCCGATCCTGCCCAAAAGCGAACTCGAGGACGCGATCATGGATTTCGACTGGATGCGCGAGCACAAGTCGTCCTTCGGCACCGGCTGCATGATCGTCATGGATCAGGACACCGACGTGATCAAGGCGGTCTGGCGGCTGTCGAAATTCTTCCGCCACGAAAGCTGCGGCCAGTGCACACCCTGCCGCGAGGGCACCGGCTGGATGATGCGGATCATGGACCGCCTGGTGCGGGGCGAGGCCGAGATCGAGGAAATCGACATGCTGTTCGACATCTCGAAAAAGGTCGAGGGGCACACGATCTGCGCGCTTGGCGATGCGGCGGCCTGGCCGGTGCAGGGGCTGATCCGCCATTTCCGCGACGAGATCGAGGACCGCATCCGCCGCCACAAGACCGGGCGCGGCATCACCGTCATGGCCGCGCAGTAA
- the nuoE gene encoding NADH-quinone oxidoreductase subunit NuoE, protein MLRRVHPDQPESFTFTPANLEWARAQISKFPEGRQASAIIPLLWRAQEQEGWLTLPAIEHVADMLGVAHIRALEVASFYFQYQLQPVGEVTIIQICGTTTCMICGAEDLIGVCREKIAPVPHTLSADGKFSWEEVECQGACANAPMAMIGKDYYEDLTAERLAGIIDELAAGKVPAPGPQNGRFSSEAAGGPTTLTEIAGKGTGGKREDHNASVALALALGDTVKRIDGTETPLRAPWLGRGKGSQGAAGDGAPKD, encoded by the coding sequence ATGCTTCGCCGCGTTCATCCCGACCAGCCCGAAAGCTTCACCTTCACCCCGGCCAATCTCGAATGGGCCCGGGCGCAGATCTCCAAGTTCCCCGAGGGGCGGCAGGCCAGCGCCATCATTCCGCTGCTCTGGCGGGCCCAGGAACAGGAAGGCTGGCTTACCCTGCCGGCGATCGAACATGTGGCCGACATGCTCGGTGTCGCGCATATCCGCGCGCTCGAGGTCGCGAGCTTCTACTTCCAGTATCAGCTTCAGCCGGTGGGCGAGGTGACCATCATCCAGATTTGCGGCACCACCACCTGCATGATCTGCGGTGCCGAGGATCTGATCGGGGTCTGCCGCGAAAAGATCGCCCCGGTCCCGCATACGCTGAGCGCGGACGGCAAGTTCTCCTGGGAAGAGGTCGAATGCCAGGGCGCCTGCGCCAATGCGCCCATGGCCATGATCGGCAAGGATTACTACGAGGATCTGACCGCCGAGCGTCTGGCCGGGATCATCGACGAACTCGCCGCCGGGAAGGTACCTGCGCCGGGGCCGCAGAACGGGCGGTTCTCGTCCGAGGCGGCGGGCGGGCCGACCACGCTTACCGAAATCGCGGGCAAGGGAACCGGGGGCAAACGCGAAGACCACAATGCCTCGGTCGCGCTCGCGCTCGCGCTCGGCGACACGGTGAAGCGCATTGACGGGACCGAAACACCGCTGCGCGCGCCTTGGCTCGGCCGCGGCAAGGGATCACAGGGCGCGGCCGGAGACGGGGCGCCGAAAGACTGA
- a CDS encoding NADH-quinone oxidoreductase subunit C translates to MSDDAVTNDALNHLGAHVEQARPDAVLGYKVARGELTLEVAHVHLPALVDFLKRDSSCRFSTLIDITAIDHPERARRFDVVYHFLSMYQNQRIRLRAAIREEDVVPSITGLHPSADWFEREVFDMFGILFSGHPDLRRLLTDYGFRGHPLRKDFPTTGYTEVRYDETVKRVVYEPVSLVQEYRQFDFMSPWEGAEYILPGDEKHQKEGGA, encoded by the coding sequence ATGAGCGATGACGCAGTGACCAATGACGCATTGAATCATCTCGGCGCCCATGTCGAGCAGGCCCGCCCCGATGCGGTGCTCGGCTACAAGGTGGCGCGCGGCGAGCTCACGCTCGAGGTGGCGCATGTGCATCTCCCGGCGCTCGTGGATTTCCTCAAGCGCGATTCCTCCTGCCGTTTCTCGACGCTGATCGACATCACCGCGATCGACCACCCCGAGCGCGCCCGCCGCTTCGACGTGGTCTATCATTTCCTGTCGATGTACCAGAATCAGCGCATCCGGCTCCGCGCCGCGATCCGCGAGGAGGACGTGGTGCCCTCGATCACCGGGCTGCACCCCTCCGCCGACTGGTTCGAGCGCGAGGTCTTCGACATGTTCGGCATCCTGTTCTCGGGCCACCCCGACCTGCGCCGCCTGCTGACCGATTACGGCTTCCGCGGCCATCCGCTGCGCAAGGATTTCCCGACCACCGGCTATACCGAGGTGCGCTATGACGAGACCGTGAAACGGGTCGTCTACGAGCCGGTCAGCCTTGTGCAGGAATACCGTCAGTTCGATTTCATGAGCCCTTGGGAAGGGGCGGAATATATCCTGCCGGGTGACGAGAAGCATCAGAAGGAGGGCGGCGCATGA
- a CDS encoding NADH-quinone oxidoreductase subunit A has product MEEMLREYLPILMFFAVAIALGLILILAAVVLAVRNPDPEKVSAYECGFNAFDDARMKFDVRYYLVAILFIIFDLEIAFLFPWAVAFKDLSLVGFWSMIVFLVVLTVGFAYEWKKGALEWE; this is encoded by the coding sequence ATGGAAGAGATGCTGCGGGAATACCTCCCTATTCTTATGTTCTTCGCCGTGGCCATCGCGCTGGGGCTGATCCTGATCCTTGCGGCGGTGGTGCTGGCGGTGCGCAACCCCGACCCGGAGAAGGTCAGCGCCTATGAATGCGGCTTCAACGCCTTCGACGATGCGCGGATGAAATTCGACGTGCGCTATTATCTCGTGGCGATCCTCTTCATCATCTTCGATCTCGAGATCGCCTTTCTGTTTCCCTGGGCGGTGGCCTTCAAGGATCTCAGCCTCGTCGGCTTCTGGTCGATGATCGTCTTTCTCGTGGTGCTGACCGTCGGCTTTGCCTATGAATGGAAGAAGGGGGCTCTCGAATGGGAGTGA
- the nuoI gene encoding NADH-quinone oxidoreductase subunit NuoI encodes MSQQIDYRRAAWYFLLGDYILGMKVGLKYFFKPKPTLNYPHEKGELSPRFRGEHALRRYPNGEERCIACKLCEAICPAQAITIDAEPREDGSRRTTRYDIDMTKCIYCGFCQEACPVDAIVEGPNFEFSTETREELYYDKAKLLDNGDRWEAEIARNIELDAPYR; translated from the coding sequence ATGTCACAACAGATAGATTACCGCCGCGCCGCGTGGTATTTCCTCCTCGGCGATTACATCCTCGGGATGAAGGTGGGGCTGAAATACTTCTTCAAGCCCAAGCCGACGCTGAACTATCCCCACGAAAAGGGCGAACTGAGCCCCCGGTTCCGCGGTGAACACGCGTTGCGCCGCTATCCGAACGGAGAGGAGCGCTGCATCGCCTGCAAGCTTTGCGAGGCGATCTGCCCGGCACAGGCAATCACCATCGACGCCGAACCGCGCGAGGACGGCTCGCGCCGCACCACGCGTTACGACATCGACATGACGAAATGCATCTATTGCGGCTTCTGTCAGGAGGCCTGCCCGGTCGATGCCATCGTCGAGGGGCCGAATTTCGAGTTCTCCACCGAGACGCGCGAAGAACTTTACTACGACAAGGCCAAGCTGCTCGACAACGGCGACCGCTGGGAGGCCGAGATCGCGCGCAATATCGAACTGGACGCGCCCTACCGATGA
- the nuoG gene encoding NADH-quinone oxidoreductase subunit NuoG: MADLRKLIIDGLEFEVDGAMTLIQACDDAGIEIPRFCYHERLSIAGNCRMCLVEVVGGPPKPAASCAMQVRDLRPGPEGQPPEILTNSPMVRKAREGAMEFLLINHPLDCPICDQGGECDLQDQSIAYGMDASRFREPKRAVPPLDLGPLIATYMTRCIHCTRCVRFMTEVAGTREMGTVSRGEDMRIVTYGNETGEPGDDEVTAALRSSLGSNMQGNIVDLCPVGALTNKPYAFTARPWELTKTESIDVMDALGSNIRVDTRGREVMRILPRNHDGVNEEWISDKTRYVWDGLRRQRLDMPYVREGGRLRKADWPEALAVAAAALKGAAKPAGIIGDLAPVEAAFALKQLIEGRGGAVECRTDGAKLPAGNRSAYVGTARVEDLDTARAILLIGTDPRVEAPVLNARIRKAWLRGATISLIGEAVDLTYDYTHLGTDRAALENQMGQGLPGANEGSAGIVVIGQGALIGDDGEAVLGHAMKLAADAGARLLVLHTAAGRVGAMDVGATCEGGMEAIAGADVIYNLGADEIDIAPGAFVIYQGSHGDRGAHRADVILPAACYTEESALFVNTEGRPQLALRAAFPPGQAKENWAILRALSGELGAALPFDSLAALRAALVAAVPHLGDIDEVAENDWQPLAAGELGRGDFINPLRDFWLSNPIARASELMALMSAREAARAAEGLAAE; encoded by the coding sequence ATGGCTGACCTGCGCAAGCTCATCATCGACGGCCTCGAATTCGAGGTGGACGGGGCCATGACCCTGATCCAGGCCTGCGACGACGCGGGGATCGAGATTCCCCGATTCTGCTATCACGAGCGTCTTTCGATCGCGGGCAACTGCCGCATGTGCCTGGTCGAGGTGGTGGGCGGCCCGCCCAAGCCGGCGGCCTCCTGCGCGATGCAGGTGCGCGACCTGCGCCCCGGCCCCGAGGGCCAGCCGCCCGAAATCCTGACCAACAGCCCCATGGTGCGCAAGGCGCGCGAGGGGGCGATGGAATTCCTGCTGATCAACCATCCGCTCGATTGCCCGATCTGCGATCAGGGGGGCGAATGCGACCTGCAGGACCAGTCCATCGCCTATGGCATGGACGCCTCGCGTTTCCGCGAACCCAAGCGCGCGGTGCCGCCGCTCGATCTCGGGCCGCTCATCGCCACCTACATGACGCGCTGCATCCATTGCACCCGCTGCGTGCGCTTCATGACCGAGGTCGCCGGCACCCGGGAAATGGGCACCGTCAGCCGGGGCGAGGACATGCGCATCGTCACCTACGGCAACGAGACCGGAGAGCCCGGGGATGACGAGGTGACGGCGGCGCTGCGCTCGAGCCTCGGCTCGAACATGCAGGGCAATATCGTCGATCTCTGCCCCGTGGGCGCGCTCACCAACAAGCCCTATGCCTTCACCGCGCGGCCGTGGGAGCTGACCAAGACCGAAAGCATCGACGTGATGGATGCGCTCGGCAGCAACATCCGCGTCGACACCAGGGGGCGCGAGGTCATGCGCATCCTGCCGCGCAACCATGACGGCGTGAACGAGGAATGGATCTCGGACAAGACCCGCTATGTCTGGGACGGGCTGCGCCGTCAGCGCCTCGACATGCCCTATGTCCGCGAGGGCGGGCGGCTGCGCAAGGCCGACTGGCCCGAGGCGCTCGCGGTGGCCGCGGCTGCGCTCAAGGGGGCGGCGAAACCGGCCGGCATCATCGGCGATCTGGCCCCGGTCGAGGCGGCGTTCGCGCTCAAGCAACTGATCGAGGGGCGGGGCGGCGCGGTCGAGTGCCGCACCGACGGCGCGAAGCTGCCGGCCGGCAACCGCTCGGCCTATGTGGGTACGGCGCGGGTCGAGGATCTGGATACCGCCCGGGCGATCCTGCTGATCGGCACCGATCCGCGGGTCGAGGCGCCGGTGCTGAACGCACGGATCCGCAAGGCCTGGCTGCGGGGCGCGACCATCAGCCTGATCGGCGAGGCGGTGGACCTGACCTATGATTACACCCACCTCGGCACCGATCGCGCGGCGCTGGAAAACCAGATGGGCCAGGGGCTTCCGGGCGCGAATGAAGGTTCCGCCGGAATTGTCGTCATCGGCCAGGGCGCGCTTATCGGTGACGACGGCGAGGCGGTGCTTGGCCATGCGATGAAGCTGGCCGCGGATGCGGGCGCGCGCCTGCTCGTCCTGCACACGGCCGCCGGCCGGGTCGGCGCGATGGATGTCGGCGCGACCTGCGAGGGGGGCATGGAGGCGATCGCCGGGGCGGACGTGATCTATAACCTTGGCGCCGACGAGATCGACATCGCGCCGGGCGCCTTCGTCATCTATCAGGGCAGCCATGGCGACCGCGGCGCGCACCGTGCCGACGTGATCCTGCCGGCGGCCTGCTATACCGAGGAAAGCGCGCTTTTCGTCAATACCGAGGGGCGCCCGCAACTGGCCCTGCGCGCCGCTTTCCCGCCGGGGCAGGCCAAGGAAAACTGGGCCATCCTGCGCGCCCTTTCGGGCGAGCTTGGCGCCGCTCTGCCGTTCGATTCGCTTGCGGCGCTGCGCGCTGCGCTGGTCGCGGCGGTTCCGCATCTCGGTGACATCGACGAGGTGGCGGAGAACGACTGGCAGCCGCTCGCGGCCGGGGAACTCGGGCGCGGAGATTTCATCAATCCGCTGCGCGACTTCTGGCTGAGCAACCCGATCGCGCGCGCCTCCGAACTCATGGCGCTGATGTCGGCCCGCGAAGCGGCCCGCGCGGCCGAGGGGCTGGCCGCCGAGTGA